The nucleotide window GCGGGAATACTTGGCTTAGTCAGAGAAACCGACCACCCGGCCCTGAAAGAAGAGCCCAGAGGCCCCTCATTTAAGCATACTCTAAACTCTTGATTCGAAGCCTTAAACCACTACCGAACCAATACGACTCCTACCTTGGGCAAACATCAATTTAGGCACGCTTTTATGAAAAATAATTGTCCCAATATCGATCACGCTGAAACAATCATTCACGTATCGAAGATATCTTGATTTGTGCCACTCAAGTGTGCCATTATTTAACCATCAGCCTTGATCAAATCAAGGAAAACAATTAGTTAGCTACACGGGTTCGTCACCCGCCACCTCCACCAAATGCAAAAAAAGGGCTGCCCTCTGGGCGGCCTTTTTTGTTAGTTAAGCTGTATAGATAAGCTCCTAAGCTAAAAAATTTTCCACAAACCCCACCTCTACCACACAAATACAATCTGATAAGGATGATCCATCATGGAAGTACGACAGAAGCACAACCGCCGCCTGCGCAAAAAACTGTACCTGGGTGAATTTGCAGTTAATCTCTTTGAGATACATGTAAAGCTATCCACCAGCGCAGAGAGTGATCTGGACGCATTCATTGGTAGTTTTGTTGACCAACTTGAAAAGCAGGGTCTGACCTACTTTGGCTACTCTGATC belongs to Amphritea atlantica and includes:
- a CDS encoding DUF469 family protein; translation: MEVRQKHNRRLRKKLYLGEFAVNLFEIHVKLSTSAESDLDAFIGSFVDQLEKQGLTYFGYSDPDGIQGHVLSQQRYESPSEGQRQELSEWCAAYPTIESVELSELMDINQA